A stretch of the Gemmatirosa kalamazoonensis genome encodes the following:
- a CDS encoding DUF6544 family protein: MRLALAFLLALHGAIHLLGAAKGLGLADVAQLRQPIGPRAGALWLAAGLLLLAGAALVALGARAWWAPALAGVVLSQALVVATWADAKWGTVANLVALVPLLVVLLDFRAGSLRSTYRRDVRAALASGPRAAPVVTERDLAPLPPLVQRYLRRAGVVGRPRVRSVHAEFAMDIRGGPDEPWMHARADQVELFAPNARLFFMRASRRGVPVDVLHRYVGDRATMEARVAGIVPVTQLGGRAMTRSETVTLLNDLCVFAPAALVDAPVTWTPVEDDRVRATFTNAGETVSAVLAFDASGDLVDFRSDDRLRADGVTMRTATWTTPLRDYREFGGARLASRGEARWTEGGRTWTYGRLVLERVAYNVAPSGATP, from the coding sequence ATGCGCCTCGCACTAGCGTTCCTGCTCGCGCTCCACGGCGCGATCCACCTGTTAGGCGCGGCGAAGGGGCTCGGTCTGGCCGACGTCGCGCAGCTCCGGCAGCCGATCGGCCCACGCGCCGGCGCGCTGTGGCTCGCCGCAGGCTTGCTCCTCCTCGCCGGCGCGGCGCTCGTCGCGCTCGGCGCGCGCGCGTGGTGGGCGCCGGCGCTCGCGGGCGTGGTGCTCTCGCAGGCGCTCGTCGTCGCGACGTGGGCCGATGCCAAGTGGGGCACCGTCGCGAACCTCGTCGCGCTCGTGCCGCTCCTCGTCGTGCTGCTCGACTTCCGCGCCGGCAGCTTGCGCTCGACGTACCGGCGTGACGTCCGCGCCGCGCTCGCGTCCGGCCCGCGCGCGGCGCCGGTCGTCACCGAGCGCGACCTCGCGCCGCTGCCGCCGCTGGTGCAGCGCTACCTCCGGCGCGCGGGCGTCGTCGGCCGCCCGCGCGTGCGCAGCGTGCACGCCGAGTTCGCCATGGACATTCGCGGTGGGCCCGACGAGCCGTGGATGCACGCGCGCGCCGACCAGGTGGAGCTGTTCGCGCCTAACGCGCGGCTCTTCTTCATGCGCGCCTCGCGGCGCGGCGTGCCGGTCGACGTGCTGCACCGCTACGTGGGCGACCGCGCGACGATGGAGGCCCGCGTCGCGGGGATCGTCCCCGTGACGCAGCTCGGCGGCCGCGCGATGACGCGCAGCGAGACGGTCACGCTGCTCAACGACCTGTGCGTCTTCGCGCCCGCCGCGCTCGTCGACGCGCCGGTGACGTGGACCCCGGTGGAGGACGATCGCGTGCGCGCCACGTTCACGAACGCCGGCGAGACGGTGAGCGCGGTGCTCGCGTTCGACGCGAGCGGCGACCTGGTCGACTTCCGCTCCGACGACCGGCTGCGCGCCGACGGCGTCACGATGCGCACCGCGACGTGGACCACACCGTTGCGCGACTACCGCGAGTTCGGCGGTGCGCGGCTCGCTTCGCGCGGCGAGGCGCGGTGGACGGAGGGCGGCCGCACGTGGACCTACGGCCGGCTCGTGCTCGAGCGCGTCGCGTACAACGTCGCGCCGTCCGGGGCGACCCCGTGA
- a CDS encoding outer membrane beta-barrel protein: MRRLNRIAAAVPMMLISTVALAQPGTLPRWSAEVSGDAAFPTRTLAGADLQTGGGFGANVRVRLQPHLAAYAGWEWHMQQTKQLLPGETLDLNDNGYTFGLRFEHPIVGTTKGWLRAGGLYDHIEVENADGKTIHDSGHGLGWEGGAGFTLPLGTRFALTPGVRYRELSRDITVGGRTRSSTLSYVTTGVGVAFSF, encoded by the coding sequence ATGCGGCGCCTCAATCGGATTGCGGCCGCCGTGCCGATGATGCTCATCTCCACGGTCGCACTCGCGCAGCCCGGCACGCTGCCGCGGTGGTCCGCCGAAGTCTCCGGCGACGCGGCGTTCCCCACCCGCACGCTCGCCGGCGCGGACCTGCAGACGGGCGGCGGCTTCGGCGCGAACGTGCGCGTCCGCCTGCAGCCGCACCTCGCGGCGTACGCGGGGTGGGAGTGGCACATGCAGCAGACGAAGCAGCTGCTGCCGGGTGAGACGCTCGACCTGAACGACAACGGCTACACGTTCGGCCTGCGCTTCGAGCACCCGATCGTCGGCACGACGAAAGGCTGGCTGCGTGCCGGCGGGCTGTACGACCACATCGAGGTCGAAAATGCGGACGGCAAGACGATCCACGACAGCGGCCACGGGCTCGGCTGGGAGGGCGGCGCCGGCTTCACGCTGCCGTTAGGCACCCGGTTCGCGCTCACGCCGGGCGTGCGGTACCGCGAGCTCTCGCGCGACATCACCGTCGGCGGGCGCACGCGGTCGTCGACGCTCTCGTACGTGACGACGGGCGTCGGGGTCGCCTTCAGCTTCTGA
- a CDS encoding ArsR/SmtB family transcription factor — MRVLDVARGAGVLTARRRLADGVPPLTAAGPHTIVNHMVYHSPTLDATFAALADPTRRDILERLAAGDRTISELASRFDMTLPAVSKHVRVLQRAGLARVERQGRVRRATLDAAPMRAALAWMARYRKFWESELDLLASYLETPSSSEPTWPKPPPPSPPSKSAASSARRGSASSTRGRSRRSSKRGTRRDR, encoded by the coding sequence GTGCGCGTACTCGACGTCGCCCGCGGCGCTGGCGTCCTGACGGCTCGCCGCCGCCTCGCCGACGGTGTGCCGCCATTGACGGCAGCCGGGCCGCATACAATAGTAAACCATATGGTTTACCATTCGCCGACGCTCGACGCCACGTTCGCCGCGCTCGCCGACCCGACACGGCGCGACATCCTCGAGCGGCTCGCGGCGGGCGACCGCACGATCAGCGAGCTCGCGTCGCGGTTCGACATGACGCTGCCCGCCGTGTCGAAGCACGTGCGCGTGCTGCAGCGCGCCGGCCTCGCGCGCGTCGAGCGGCAGGGGCGGGTGCGCCGGGCCACGCTCGACGCGGCGCCGATGCGCGCGGCGCTCGCATGGATGGCGCGCTACCGGAAGTTCTGGGAATCGGAGCTCGACCTGCTCGCATCGTACCTCGAAACCCCCTCATCCTCGGAGCCCACATGGCCAAAACCACCGCCGCCGTCCCCGCCCTCGAAGTCCGCCGCATCATCCGCGCGCCGCGGCAGCGCGTCTTCGACGCGTGGACGCAGCCGGCGCAGCTCAAAGCGTGGCACGCGCCGGGACCGCTGA
- a CDS encoding SRPBCC family protein, whose translation MRAPRQRVFDAWTQPAQLKAWHAPGPLTVSLAEIDLRPGGAYRIHMRAPDGTEHRVTGVYREVDPPSRVVYTWGWEGDHVVKDSVVTVEFHDRGDTTGDATEVVLTHAGIFDDTERANHAKGWTAILDKFEALYPGGAA comes from the coding sequence ATCCGCGCGCCGCGGCAGCGCGTCTTCGACGCGTGGACGCAGCCGGCGCAGCTCAAAGCGTGGCACGCGCCGGGACCGCTGACGGTCTCGCTGGCCGAGATCGACCTGCGCCCCGGCGGCGCGTATCGCATCCACATGCGCGCACCCGACGGGACCGAGCACCGCGTGACGGGCGTGTACCGCGAGGTCGACCCGCCCAGCCGAGTCGTCTACACGTGGGGCTGGGAGGGCGACCACGTCGTGAAGGACAGCGTCGTGACGGTCGAGTTCCACGACCGCGGCGACACGACGGGCGACGCCACCGAGGTCGTACTCACGCACGCGGGCATCTTCGACGACACGGAGCGCGCGAACCACGCGAAGGGGTGGACGGCGATCCTCGACAAGTTCGAGGCCCTGTACCCGGGCGGTGCCGCATGA
- a CDS encoding MEDS domain-containing protein produces the protein MKVFDEVLARLSDGCVVLDCGLRVIYANLAAGGVFGGSPDQLLGRSLWDEVPGPIAAAIREPAAQTMATGQGRRLQAYDAADERCFDVRLHPSSDGLLITLADVTNAACPRCAAVTPDVLETGVAGVADLPWGTHICQFYETVQDVLDIALPYFRAGLERDEQCVWAVCDPLTVDAAKDALRRGIVDADHHLAAGNLEVVSHVHCYLDGGTFDTSRVIDAWNARLADALERGHAGLRVSGIEAWLTEQTRAAFMAYEDALSAAIAGQRMIVLCTYPLDTATAAQMFDVARAHQSAVVRRGGRWEAIEVLELAQARAAVQRQNEELERRVAERTQQLAAANEELRREMRERESAEAALRESDEVFRVIADDPSTIIGLYDAAGHRVYASPSARQILGELRENPFDGVHPDDLDAAHLAWQRLLAGERTSFTFRYHRSDGAWLWMEAWSSRVQYRNAPHVLTIIRDVSDRVRAHEQIEAREARFRALVERNDALISIIDERARALYVSPSHTRVLGYTAEELYVMPSLSSLVHPEDLAWVREQFAEVPRRSVASLPRPLRVVTKDGRVRNVLLTFTDRRHDPAVGGVIGNGRDVTDELLLEEQLRQAQKMEAIGQLAGGIAHDFNNLLTVIRGYSDFIRTAGAPNDAHRADAEEIRQAADRAAVLTQQLLAFSRKQVLRPEVMEINLVVGEASRMLGRLLSEDVALDLQLAPDAGAVRADAGQLQQVLLNLAVNARDAMPLGGRLTIATESAVLEREAPAQPTPLSPGRYVRLTVSDTGTGMSPEVLRHAFEPFFTTKEPGKGTGLGLSTVYGIVTQSHGRLRVDSAPAKGTTFGIFFPQAGEPATAPMPAATKPGARGSETVLLVEDDAMVRRLAEATLERAGYRVLTAPNGGDALRLAAGRDGAIDLVITDVVMPGMPGPELAQRLEASQSGLRVLYMSGYADDTMARHGINEERVSFLAKPFTPDELARRVREVLDAG, from the coding sequence ATGAAAGTGTTCGATGAGGTCCTCGCGCGACTCTCGGATGGCTGCGTCGTGCTCGACTGCGGCCTGCGCGTCATCTACGCCAACCTGGCGGCAGGGGGCGTCTTCGGCGGTTCCCCTGACCAGCTTCTCGGCCGCAGCCTGTGGGACGAGGTACCCGGCCCTATAGCGGCCGCGATCCGGGAGCCGGCCGCGCAGACCATGGCGACCGGGCAAGGCCGCCGGCTGCAGGCCTACGACGCGGCGGATGAGCGGTGCTTCGATGTGCGACTGCATCCGTCGTCGGACGGTCTGCTCATCACGCTCGCCGACGTGACTAACGCCGCGTGCCCGCGCTGCGCCGCGGTCACCCCCGACGTACTCGAGACGGGTGTGGCGGGCGTCGCGGATCTGCCGTGGGGCACGCACATCTGCCAGTTCTATGAGACCGTCCAGGACGTCCTCGACATCGCGCTCCCCTATTTCCGCGCGGGTCTGGAGCGCGACGAGCAGTGCGTATGGGCCGTTTGCGATCCACTGACGGTCGATGCCGCGAAGGACGCACTCCGGCGCGGCATCGTGGACGCCGATCACCATCTGGCCGCCGGCAACCTGGAAGTCGTGTCTCACGTGCACTGCTATCTGGACGGTGGCACGTTCGACACCAGCCGCGTCATCGACGCGTGGAATGCCAGGCTCGCTGACGCGCTGGAGCGCGGCCACGCCGGCCTGCGTGTGAGCGGGATCGAGGCGTGGCTGACGGAGCAAACGCGCGCCGCCTTCATGGCGTACGAAGATGCGTTGAGTGCGGCGATCGCTGGCCAGCGCATGATCGTCCTCTGCACCTATCCGCTCGACACGGCCACGGCCGCGCAGATGTTCGACGTGGCGCGTGCACACCAGTCCGCGGTAGTGCGGCGCGGGGGGCGCTGGGAGGCGATCGAGGTCCTCGAGCTCGCGCAGGCTCGGGCTGCGGTGCAGCGCCAGAACGAGGAGCTGGAGCGACGCGTCGCCGAACGCACCCAGCAGCTCGCGGCGGCGAACGAGGAGCTCCGGCGAGAGATGCGGGAGCGCGAAAGCGCGGAAGCGGCGTTGCGCGAGAGCGACGAGGTGTTCCGCGTCATCGCGGACGACCCGAGCACCATCATCGGGCTGTACGATGCCGCCGGGCATCGCGTCTACGCGAGTCCCTCGGCGCGGCAGATCCTCGGTGAGCTCCGAGAGAACCCGTTCGACGGTGTGCACCCGGACGATCTCGATGCGGCGCACCTGGCCTGGCAGCGGCTCCTCGCCGGCGAGCGGACGAGCTTCACCTTCCGCTACCATCGCTCGGACGGCGCGTGGCTTTGGATGGAGGCGTGGAGCTCGCGGGTCCAGTACCGAAACGCGCCGCACGTTCTGACCATCATCCGCGACGTGAGCGACCGGGTCAGGGCTCATGAGCAGATCGAGGCGCGCGAGGCGCGGTTCCGCGCCCTCGTCGAGCGCAACGACGCCCTCATCTCGATCATCGACGAGCGCGCCCGCGCGCTCTACGTGAGCCCGTCGCACACCCGGGTTCTGGGATACACGGCCGAGGAGCTGTACGTCATGCCCAGCCTCTCGTCGCTGGTGCACCCGGAGGATCTCGCGTGGGTGCGCGAGCAGTTCGCCGAGGTCCCGCGGCGATCGGTCGCCAGTCTGCCACGACCACTGCGGGTCGTCACCAAGGACGGCCGCGTGCGGAACGTGCTCCTCACGTTCACCGACCGCCGGCACGACCCCGCGGTCGGCGGCGTGATCGGGAACGGCCGCGACGTGACGGACGAACTGCTGCTCGAGGAGCAGCTGCGTCAGGCGCAGAAGATGGAGGCGATCGGCCAGCTCGCCGGCGGGATCGCGCATGACTTCAACAATCTGCTCACCGTCATCCGCGGCTACAGCGATTTCATCCGGACCGCCGGCGCGCCTAACGATGCGCACCGCGCCGACGCCGAGGAGATCCGCCAGGCTGCCGACCGCGCGGCGGTCCTCACGCAGCAGCTCCTCGCGTTCAGCCGCAAACAGGTCCTCCGGCCGGAAGTGATGGAGATCAACCTTGTCGTCGGCGAGGCGAGCCGAATGCTCGGCCGGCTCCTCAGCGAGGATGTCGCGCTCGACCTGCAGCTCGCGCCCGACGCGGGCGCCGTCCGCGCGGACGCCGGCCAGCTGCAGCAGGTGCTGCTGAATCTCGCGGTCAATGCGCGCGACGCGATGCCGTTAGGCGGACGCCTCACGATCGCCACGGAGAGCGCCGTCCTGGAGCGCGAGGCGCCGGCACAGCCCACGCCGCTCTCGCCGGGTCGCTACGTGCGCCTAACGGTGAGCGACACGGGGACGGGGATGTCGCCGGAGGTGCTGCGGCACGCGTTCGAGCCGTTCTTCACGACGAAGGAGCCGGGGAAAGGCACGGGGCTCGGGCTGTCGACCGTCTACGGGATCGTGACCCAGTCGCACGGGCGGCTGCGGGTCGACTCGGCGCCGGCGAAGGGGACGACGTTCGGGATCTTCTTCCCCCAGGCCGGCGAGCCGGCCACCGCCCCGATGCCGGCGGCGACGAAGCCCGGCGCACGCGGCTCGGAGACGGTACTTCTCGTGGAGGACGACGCCATGGTCCGTCGCCTGGCGGAGGCGACGCTCGAGCGTGCGGGCTACAGGGTCCTCACGGCGCCGAACGGCGGCGACGCCCTGCGGCTCGCCGCCGGCCGCGACGGCGCGATCGACCTCGTGATCACGGACGTCGTCATGCCGGGGATGCCAGGCCCAGAGCTCGCCCAGCGGCTCGAGGCCTCGCAGTCCGGGCTCCGCGTTCTCTACATGTCCGGCTATGCCGACGACACGATGGCACGACACGGCATCAACGAGGAGCGGGTGAGCTTCCTCGCCAAGCCGTTCACGCCTGACGAGCTCGCGCGTCGGGTGCGCGAGGTCCTCGACGCGGGTTGA
- a CDS encoding aldo/keto reductase, producing MNVVPPGIRRVGLGLAALGRPGYITIAHAHDLTRDYEPSAMERRTHAVLDAAYAAGVRYVDAARSYGRAEDFLASWLAARRITPGAVFVASKWGYTYTAGWRVDAERHEVKDHSAAALWRQLAETKSRLGSHLALYQIHSATFESGVLDDAAVIDGLARLKATGLRVGLTLSGASQAEVLRRALEITRDGVRVFDSVQATWNLLERSAGAALEDAHRAGMRVIVKEALANGRLAGPQTDPALAARLTALGAEAARLGATVDALAFAAALALPWADVVLSGAATPEQLRSNLRAVDVSWSAETDARLRSLTMEPEEYWRERGALPWN from the coding sequence ATGAACGTGGTCCCGCCCGGCATTCGCCGCGTCGGGCTCGGGCTCGCGGCCCTCGGCCGGCCCGGGTACATCACGATCGCGCACGCCCATGATCTCACACGCGACTACGAGCCGAGCGCGATGGAGCGACGGACGCACGCCGTGCTCGACGCCGCCTACGCCGCGGGCGTGCGCTACGTCGACGCAGCGCGCTCCTACGGCCGGGCGGAAGACTTCCTCGCGTCGTGGCTGGCGGCGCGGCGTATCACGCCGGGCGCGGTGTTCGTGGCCTCGAAGTGGGGCTACACGTACACCGCCGGTTGGCGCGTCGACGCCGAGCGGCATGAGGTGAAGGACCACTCGGCTGCCGCGCTGTGGCGGCAGCTCGCCGAGACGAAGTCGCGGCTCGGCTCGCACCTCGCGCTCTATCAGATCCATTCGGCGACGTTCGAGAGCGGTGTGCTCGACGACGCGGCCGTGATCGACGGGCTGGCGCGCCTCAAGGCGACGGGGCTCCGCGTGGGCCTGACGCTGTCCGGCGCATCACAGGCCGAGGTACTCCGCCGCGCACTCGAGATCACACGCGACGGCGTGCGCGTGTTCGACAGCGTGCAGGCGACATGGAATCTCCTCGAGCGCAGCGCGGGCGCTGCGCTGGAGGACGCCCACCGAGCCGGCATGCGCGTGATCGTGAAGGAGGCGCTCGCGAACGGGCGGCTCGCCGGACCGCAGACCGATCCCGCGCTCGCGGCGCGCCTCACGGCGTTAGGCGCGGAAGCGGCGCGGCTCGGCGCTACCGTCGACGCACTCGCCTTCGCCGCGGCCCTCGCGCTGCCGTGGGCGGATGTCGTCCTGAGCGGCGCCGCGACGCCGGAGCAGCTCCGCTCGAACCTTCGCGCGGTCGACGTGTCGTGGAGTGCGGAGACCGACGCGCGCCTCCGCTCGCTCACGATGGAACCGGAGGAGTACTGGCGCGAGCGCGGCGCGCTTCCATGGAATTGA
- a CDS encoding ferritin-like domain-containing protein — translation MSSIITDAANAAYAGTDQGLQDILDFLVTQEQLSVTFVGAAIERAGGTPSAAFLPVLRNAVTTEFHHVQALEKVGAQPLTTKYWIPDAAFDNGGVGVFSTAEIVESVEISLYLIGVSAYARAGEEFGARLCAEAMGTEAVHRALVRFAQGQLGKNVGVPNDVGFEHFGGPTVAAARDALERLGIGYGRQGSGAGRFYEYAGDPVARGVGTPVSHSVPA, via the coding sequence ATGTCGTCCATCATCACCGACGCCGCGAACGCGGCGTACGCCGGAACCGACCAGGGCCTGCAGGACATCCTGGACTTCCTCGTCACGCAGGAGCAGCTGAGCGTGACGTTCGTCGGCGCCGCCATCGAGCGCGCCGGCGGCACGCCGTCGGCCGCGTTCCTGCCCGTGCTGCGCAACGCGGTGACGACCGAGTTCCACCATGTCCAGGCGCTCGAGAAGGTCGGTGCGCAGCCACTGACCACGAAGTACTGGATCCCCGACGCGGCCTTCGACAACGGCGGCGTCGGGGTCTTCTCGACCGCGGAGATCGTCGAGAGTGTGGAGATCAGCCTCTATCTCATCGGCGTGAGCGCGTACGCGCGGGCGGGCGAGGAGTTCGGCGCGCGGCTGTGCGCCGAGGCGATGGGCACCGAAGCGGTGCACCGGGCGCTCGTGCGCTTCGCCCAGGGGCAGCTCGGCAAGAACGTCGGCGTGCCTAACGACGTCGGCTTCGAGCACTTCGGCGGGCCCACGGTGGCCGCCGCCCGCGACGCGCTCGAGCGGCTCGGCATCGGATACGGCAGGCAAGGCAGCGGCGCCGGCCGGTTCTACGAGTATGCGGGCGACCCCGTCGCGCGCGGCGTCGGGACACCGGTGAGCCATTCCGTCCCGGCGTGA
- a CDS encoding NADP-dependent oxidoreductase, with the protein MKAIVVTDQAAGAAAMKLVERPEPQASINDVVVRVHASGFVPTELTWPSTWTDRVGRARTPAIPGHELAGVVTALGYGTTGLSVGQRVFGLADWYRDGTLAEYLAIEARNLAPLPGDVDFTVGASLPISGLTAWQGLFDHGRLRAGQSVLAHGAAGAVGTMVTQLARSAGAYVIGTGRAGDRQKALDFGAHEFVDLDDDTLEDVGRVDLVFDVIGGDIGKRSAGLIRAGGTLVSVVGPVEARPADGLAIDFVVESDRAQLGEIVERVRDGRLRTNIGTVAPLDDAVAALNPTARRSGKTIIRVRP; encoded by the coding sequence ATGAAGGCAATCGTGGTCACGGACCAGGCGGCGGGAGCGGCCGCGATGAAGCTCGTCGAGCGGCCAGAGCCGCAGGCATCGATCAACGACGTCGTCGTTCGGGTCCATGCGTCGGGGTTCGTCCCGACCGAGCTGACGTGGCCGTCGACGTGGACCGATCGCGTCGGCCGCGCGCGAACACCGGCGATCCCCGGACACGAGCTGGCCGGCGTGGTCACGGCGCTCGGCTATGGCACGACCGGTCTGTCGGTGGGACAGCGGGTGTTCGGCCTCGCGGACTGGTATCGCGACGGCACCCTGGCCGAGTATCTGGCGATCGAGGCACGCAACCTCGCGCCGCTCCCGGGCGACGTCGACTTCACCGTGGGTGCGAGCCTGCCGATCTCCGGCCTCACGGCGTGGCAGGGACTGTTCGACCACGGTCGTCTCCGGGCAGGGCAGAGCGTCCTCGCGCACGGCGCGGCCGGCGCCGTCGGGACGATGGTGACGCAGCTCGCGCGATCGGCGGGCGCGTACGTGATCGGCACCGGACGCGCGGGCGACCGCCAGAAGGCGCTCGATTTCGGCGCCCACGAGTTCGTCGACCTGGACGACGACACGCTGGAAGACGTCGGCCGCGTCGACCTGGTGTTCGATGTCATCGGCGGCGACATCGGCAAGCGATCCGCGGGTCTGATACGAGCCGGTGGAACGCTGGTGTCGGTCGTCGGGCCGGTCGAGGCGCGGCCTGCCGACGGCCTGGCGATCGACTTCGTCGTCGAGTCCGACCGCGCCCAACTGGGTGAGATCGTCGAGCGGGTGCGGGACGGACGGCTGCGGACGAACATCGGCACCGTCGCGCCGCTCGACGATGCCGTCGCCGCGTTGAACCCGACCGCACGGCGCTCCGGGAAGACGATCATCCGCGTTCGTCCGTGA
- a CDS encoding AraC family transcriptional regulator, producing MSDNRPVVPIAAAELDRLLDALMVEFVRLSECLVGEGYRLELGGIDAPGLHYNLSGNGRLIVGNREPIPLQPHTLVVLPANTLFRIEVPSRRGPRGTWRTVNGRSMPSEPGAVRRYVANDGEPVIVLICGYFHASYGASTDLFGTLKGPIVEQFEEGDQVDGTLRTALAELVAQEVGFGAMSAALLKQVIVALLRRSLRSMDLWVERFSLLSDPQIARAFAEMVAHPGARHSVNSLARSAFLSRSAFVARFCSVVGRSPMMILRDLRMRQAADHLRSTTMTIDEVGRHAGYASRSSFVRAFRKAHGCDPASYRRSHARSE from the coding sequence ATGAGCGACAACCGTCCAGTCGTACCCATCGCCGCGGCGGAGCTCGACCGGCTCCTCGACGCCCTGATGGTGGAGTTCGTCCGGCTGTCGGAATGCCTCGTCGGCGAGGGCTATCGCCTCGAGCTGGGCGGCATCGACGCGCCCGGGCTCCACTACAACCTCTCCGGCAACGGCCGGCTGATCGTCGGCAACCGCGAGCCGATCCCGCTGCAGCCGCACACGCTGGTCGTCCTTCCTGCGAACACGCTCTTCCGGATCGAGGTGCCGTCACGGCGCGGCCCGCGCGGCACGTGGAGGACCGTGAACGGGCGATCGATGCCGAGCGAGCCGGGCGCGGTGCGTCGCTACGTCGCGAACGATGGGGAGCCCGTCATCGTGCTCATCTGTGGATACTTCCACGCATCGTATGGAGCCTCGACCGATCTGTTCGGAACTCTGAAAGGACCGATCGTCGAACAGTTCGAAGAGGGCGATCAGGTCGATGGAACGCTCAGGACCGCGCTCGCGGAGCTCGTGGCGCAGGAAGTCGGCTTCGGCGCCATGAGTGCCGCATTGCTGAAGCAGGTCATCGTGGCACTGCTGCGTCGCTCGCTTCGTTCGATGGATCTGTGGGTGGAGCGCTTTTCATTGTTGAGCGATCCGCAGATCGCGCGCGCATTTGCCGAGATGGTCGCGCATCCGGGCGCACGGCATTCGGTCAACAGCCTGGCACGCAGCGCGTTCCTCAGTCGGTCGGCGTTCGTGGCGCGATTCTGCAGCGTCGTCGGCCGGTCGCCGATGATGATCCTGCGGGATCTTCGGATGCGGCAGGCAGCCGATCACCTCCGTTCGACCACGATGACGATCGACGAAGTCGGACGCCATGCGGGCTATGCGAGTCGAAGCAGCTTCGTGCGCGCGTTCCGCAAGGCGCATGGCTGCGATCCGGCCTCGTACCGCAGGTCGCACGCTCGGAGCGAGTAG
- a CDS encoding DUF2191 domain-containing protein yields the protein MPKTTSKSRRRRTPTTSKPGKPGKPGRPARAAGRERRQIVVDAALLDAAMRLTGRGQSDTVNVALAQLTENAAILEGLFALHGAFPTHPDHEAAEDR from the coding sequence GTGCCGAAGACCACCTCGAAGTCACGCCGGCGACGCACGCCGACGACATCGAAGCCCGGGAAGCCCGGGAAGCCCGGCCGCCCCGCGCGGGCCGCCGGCCGGGAGCGTCGCCAGATCGTCGTCGACGCTGCGCTGCTCGACGCGGCCATGCGGCTCACCGGCCGGGGCCAGTCGGACACGGTGAACGTGGCGCTCGCCCAGCTCACGGAGAACGCCGCCATCCTCGAGGGCCTCTTCGCCCTCCACGGCGCGTTCCCGACGCACCCGGACCACGAGGCGGCGGAGGACCGCTGA
- a CDS encoding PIN domain-containing protein yields MAAGGRGARDARDARETRYILDTQFYVDVLRGAPGASDTLRLLAARVAAVDFHALVGAELLIGAVDAAAAAAIRRSLVDRFKPARVLVPDCDDVLAAGDALRALREKDGAHPEHERRSFWNDVLIAVSCRRRGRVLVSRDRDHDRIALVVKHRVVASLPEL; encoded by the coding sequence GTGGCGGCCGGTGGCCGGGGTGCGCGCGACGCGCGCGACGCGCGCGAGACGCGCTACATCCTCGACACCCAGTTCTACGTCGACGTCCTGCGTGGTGCCCCGGGCGCATCGGACACGCTCCGGCTCCTGGCCGCGCGCGTCGCGGCCGTGGATTTCCACGCGCTCGTCGGGGCCGAGCTGCTGATCGGGGCGGTCGACGCGGCCGCGGCGGCGGCCATCCGGCGGAGCCTGGTGGACCGCTTCAAGCCCGCGCGGGTCCTCGTGCCCGACTGCGACGACGTGCTGGCGGCGGGCGACGCGCTGCGCGCGCTTCGGGAGAAGGACGGCGCGCACCCGGAGCACGAGCGGCGGAGCTTCTGGAACGACGTACTGATCGCCGTCTCCTGCCGCCGGCGCGGGCGCGTGCTCGTCTCGCGCGACCGGGACCACGACCGCATCGCGCTCGTGGTGAAGCACCGCGTCGTCGCGAGTCTGCCGGAGCTCTGA